The Nitrospira tepida genome includes a window with the following:
- a CDS encoding efflux RND transporter permease subunit, protein MIARVVELSLSQRFLLCAVGFALFFGGLYAFHVLDVVAYPDPSPPMVEIITQYQGWSAQEMERQITVPIEVALNGMPGLTDIRSLSIFGLSDIKVYFDFNTEYFFDRQEVLNRLATVTLPPGAAPALSPWWAIAEIYRYQLVGDEQTSLTELKTIQDWVLRREFRRVPGVIDVTAFGGTTKEYHVDVDPGKLIGYGVNLSQVMTALANSNANVGGNYLTVGGQNFNVRGVGLIDSLDDIANVVVAQKDGTPIFVRSLANVSMGHRVRLGKVGIDDNDDVVEGVVLLQRGYKALSVLDDVRRKVEELNLLKLPRGVKIETFYDRTALIHTTIETVTDILLSGMALVFVLLYVFLGNLRAALIVALTIPLALLFTFSMMVMMGQSANLISLGAIDFGIIVDATLIMVESVFFHLAHFHHPGLTVPHHVVRAAKQVGRPIFYSTAIIVVAFIPLFTMRGVPGKIFAPMSITYGFALLGALLMAFTLAPVLCSILLSSAVKEEDTALVRGVRRLYARVLDWALTHEFVVIAGVGGLMLVSLVALQFLGGEFMPALEEGNLWVRATMPVDISFEQAARISGDIRRVFRESPEVTTVVSQLGRPDDGTDPTSFFNSEFLANLRPQKEWRPNLTKEGLIAEIEERLQAIPGVVLNFSQVIQDNVEEAMSGVKGENSIKLFGSDLKVMEEKAVEIERVMRTVPGVKDLGIFRLMGQPNLLIQVDRQASARYGLQVADVNAVVQAAVGGQAVTQVYEGERLFDLVVRFSPEFRQDMETISNILVSTPEGARIPLKQIAKISTETGAFIIYRENNQRYIPIKFSVRDRDLAGTVDEAQARLAREITLPDRYHLEWAGQYDQLKSEQKRLAVVVPISLLIILFLLFTAFNSLTNALLVLVTVPFALIGGVLTLVATGTNFSISAAVGVISTLGVAILGGVLLISRIEDLRQMGDSLEAAVRKGADSQLRPILMATLGAAIGLFPAAIATGIGSQAQKPLARVVVGGMLTAAVLILIVLPVLYLLVHRIAGKRLRRRVQARLQQAGDVGEGPES, encoded by the coding sequence ATGATTGCCCGAGTCGTTGAGCTGTCGCTTTCTCAACGGTTCCTGCTCTGCGCCGTCGGATTCGCCCTCTTTTTCGGGGGGCTGTACGCGTTTCACGTGCTGGACGTCGTGGCCTATCCCGATCCGTCTCCGCCGATGGTCGAGATCATCACCCAATATCAGGGATGGTCGGCCCAGGAGATGGAGCGGCAGATCACGGTGCCGATCGAAGTGGCGCTCAACGGGATGCCCGGCCTGACCGATATCCGCTCCCTCTCCATCTTCGGGCTCAGCGACATCAAGGTCTATTTCGACTTCAACACCGAGTACTTCTTCGACCGCCAGGAAGTCCTGAACCGGTTGGCGACGGTGACGCTGCCGCCCGGCGCCGCGCCGGCCCTCTCGCCCTGGTGGGCCATCGCCGAGATCTATCGGTATCAACTGGTCGGGGACGAGCAGACGTCCTTGACCGAGCTCAAGACCATTCAGGACTGGGTCTTGCGGCGGGAGTTTCGCCGTGTGCCGGGAGTGATCGATGTGACCGCGTTCGGCGGGACGACGAAGGAATACCACGTCGATGTCGATCCCGGAAAATTGATCGGATACGGGGTGAACCTGTCGCAGGTGATGACGGCCTTGGCCAACAGCAATGCCAATGTTGGGGGCAACTATCTGACAGTGGGAGGCCAGAATTTCAACGTCCGCGGGGTGGGCTTGATCGACAGTCTGGACGACATCGCGAACGTGGTCGTGGCGCAGAAGGACGGGACGCCGATCTTCGTCAGGAGCCTGGCGAACGTCAGCATGGGGCACCGGGTGCGCCTGGGCAAGGTGGGCATCGACGACAACGACGATGTCGTCGAAGGCGTGGTGCTGTTGCAGCGCGGGTACAAGGCGCTCTCGGTCTTGGACGACGTCCGGCGGAAGGTCGAGGAATTGAATCTGCTGAAGCTGCCCCGCGGAGTGAAGATCGAGACGTTCTACGATCGGACGGCCCTGATCCATACGACGATCGAAACCGTGACGGACATTTTGCTGAGCGGGATGGCGCTGGTCTTCGTGCTGCTCTATGTGTTTCTGGGCAATCTTCGCGCCGCGCTGATCGTGGCCCTGACGATTCCGCTGGCTCTGCTGTTCACGTTCAGCATGATGGTGATGATGGGGCAGTCGGCCAACCTGATCTCGTTGGGCGCCATCGACTTCGGGATTATCGTCGACGCCACGCTGATCATGGTGGAGAGCGTGTTCTTCCACCTCGCGCACTTTCATCACCCGGGGCTGACGGTGCCCCACCACGTGGTGCGGGCCGCGAAACAGGTCGGCCGCCCGATCTTCTATTCGACGGCGATCATTGTCGTGGCGTTCATTCCGCTGTTCACCATGCGGGGCGTGCCGGGCAAAATCTTCGCGCCGATGTCCATCACCTACGGCTTCGCCCTGTTGGGCGCCCTGTTGATGGCCTTTACCTTGGCGCCAGTCCTCTGCTCGATCCTGCTGAGCAGCGCCGTGAAGGAAGAGGACACGGCGCTCGTGCGGGGCGTGCGGCGGCTGTACGCCCGCGTCTTGGATTGGGCCCTGACGCACGAGTTCGTCGTCATTGCCGGAGTGGGCGGGCTGATGCTGGTCTCGCTGGTGGCCTTGCAGTTCTTGGGGGGGGAGTTCATGCCGGCGCTGGAGGAGGGCAACCTGTGGGTGCGGGCCACGATGCCCGTGGATATCTCGTTCGAGCAGGCGGCCCGCATCAGCGGCGATATCCGGCGCGTCTTCCGTGAATCGCCGGAAGTGACGACGGTCGTGTCGCAGTTGGGGCGGCCGGACGACGGGACCGACCCGACGAGTTTCTTCAACAGCGAGTTTCTCGCCAACTTGCGCCCCCAAAAGGAATGGCGGCCCAACCTGACCAAGGAAGGGCTGATCGCCGAGATCGAAGAACGGCTGCAGGCGATTCCCGGAGTGGTGCTGAATTTTTCCCAGGTCATTCAGGATAACGTGGAAGAAGCCATGTCCGGCGTGAAGGGGGAGAATTCGATCAAGCTCTTCGGGTCCGATTTGAAGGTCATGGAGGAAAAGGCCGTCGAGATCGAACGGGTGATGCGCACGGTGCCTGGGGTCAAGGATTTGGGCATCTTCCGGCTGATGGGGCAGCCGAATCTGTTGATCCAGGTGGACCGCCAGGCCAGCGCCCGTTACGGCCTGCAGGTGGCGGACGTCAACGCCGTCGTCCAGGCCGCGGTCGGCGGCCAGGCGGTGACGCAGGTCTATGAAGGCGAGCGGCTGTTCGACTTGGTCGTGCGCTTTTCGCCGGAGTTCCGGCAGGACATGGAAACGATCAGCAACATCCTCGTCAGCACGCCGGAGGGGGCCCGCATCCCGCTCAAGCAGATTGCGAAGATCTCGACCGAAACCGGGGCCTTCATCATTTACCGTGAAAACAACCAGCGGTACATCCCGATCAAGTTCAGCGTCCGCGACCGGGACCTGGCCGGCACGGTGGATGAAGCCCAGGCGCGGCTGGCTCGTGAGATTACGTTGCCGGACCGCTATCATTTGGAGTGGGCGGGCCAGTATGATCAGTTGAAGAGCGAGCAGAAACGGTTGGCCGTGGTGGTGCCGATCAGCCTGCTGATCATCCTGTTTCTGCTGTTCACCGCGTTCAATTCCTTGACGAACGCGCTGTTGGTGCTGGTGACGGTCCCGTTTGCGCTGATCGGAGGGGTCTTGACTCTGGTCGCGACCGGGACCAACTTTAGCATTTCCGCCGCGGTCGGGGTCATTTCAACCCTGGGGGTCGCGATCCTGGGAGGCGTCTTATTGATCTCGCGGATCGAGGATCTGCGGCAGATGGGCGATTCGCTGGAAGCGGCCGTCCGGAAGGGAGCCGATTCGCAGCTTCGTCCCATTTTAATGGCGACGCTCGGCGCCGCCATCGGTCTCTTCCCCGCCGCGATCGCCACCGGCATCGGATCGCAGGCCCAAAAACCGCTGGCACGGGTCGTCGTGGGAGGCATGTTGACGGCGGCGGTGTTGATCTTGATCGTATTGCCGGTGTTGTATCTGCTGGTGCATCGGATTGCAGGGAAACGGCTGCGGCGGCGTGTCCAGGCACGGCTGCAGCAAGCGGGAGATGTCGGCGAAGGACCTGAATCATGA
- the cysK gene encoding cysteine synthase A, with translation MAGACHDITDLIGKTPLVRLNRMSEAGAATIYAKVESFNPGGSVKDRICLNMINEAERQGRLKPGSTILEPTSGNTGIGLALVAAVRGYKLILVMPESMSMERASLLSSYGAQLVLTAAWEGMRGSIKEAEAILAQNPSYFMPDQFSNPANPAMHRTTTAPEIWDALDGRVDAFVAAVGTGGTLTGCGEVFKQRNPQVKVVAVEPAGSPVLSGGEPGPHKIQGIGAGFVPKVLNRGIIDRVITVTDDEAYQTAKGLAKKEGLLVGISSGANVIAAQKVARELGPGKNVVTVLCDTGERYISIEKYFNI, from the coding sequence ATGGCCGGCGCCTGTCATGACATCACCGACCTCATCGGGAAGACTCCCCTCGTCCGCCTGAACCGGATGTCGGAAGCCGGCGCGGCGACGATCTACGCCAAGGTCGAGTCGTTCAATCCCGGCGGGAGCGTCAAGGACCGGATCTGCCTCAACATGATCAACGAGGCGGAACGTCAGGGGCGTCTCAAACCTGGCTCGACGATTCTCGAACCGACCAGCGGCAATACCGGCATCGGCCTCGCGCTCGTGGCGGCGGTCAGGGGCTACAAACTCATCCTGGTCATGCCGGAAAGCATGAGCATGGAACGGGCGAGCCTGTTGTCGTCCTATGGGGCGCAGCTCGTGCTCACGGCAGCCTGGGAGGGCATGAGGGGATCGATCAAGGAAGCCGAGGCCATTTTGGCGCAGAATCCGTCTTATTTTATGCCGGACCAATTTTCGAATCCGGCCAACCCGGCCATGCACCGGACGACGACGGCGCCGGAGATCTGGGATGCGCTGGACGGCCGGGTGGATGCATTCGTGGCGGCGGTGGGCACCGGCGGCACCCTGACCGGCTGCGGCGAGGTGTTCAAGCAGCGAAACCCGCAGGTCAAGGTCGTGGCCGTCGAGCCGGCCGGCTCCCCCGTGCTTTCGGGCGGTGAACCGGGACCGCACAAGATCCAAGGCATCGGAGCGGGGTTCGTACCGAAAGTGCTGAACCGCGGCATCATCGACCGGGTCATCACCGTCACCGACGACGAGGCGTACCAGACCGCCAAAGGGCTGGCCAAGAAGGAAGGCCTGTTGGTGGGGATTTCATCCGGCGCCAATGTCATCGCCGCGCAAAAGGTCGCCCGCGAGCTGGGACCTGGCAAGAACGTCGTCACGGTCCTCTGCGACACCGGCGAGCGCTATATCAGCATCGAAAAATATTTCAATATCTGA
- the thrC gene encoding threonine synthase — protein sequence MAKIRSLVCRECGSEYPAKAIHVCELCFGPLEVKYNYDEIKQTISRRSIEAGPKSMWRYMDLLPVEGPQVVGPHAGLTPMVRAKNLGAYLGLDELYIKNDTVNHPTLSFKDRVVAVALTRARELGFETVACASTGNLANSVAAHAAASSMQCYVFIPGDLEAAKVLGNLIYRPNVVEVEGNYDDVNRLCSEIAGEHGWAFVNINIRPYYAEGSKTLAYETVEQLGWRAPDQVVIPMASGSLLTKIWKGLNEMKHVGLIDSVATKINGAQAEGCSPISTAFKAGRDFFKPVKPKTIAKSLAIGNPADGYYALKTTAESGGAMDMVSDEEIVDGIKLLAQTEGIFAETAGGVTIGVLRKLVKQGVIKKHEVTVAYITGNGLKTQEAVLEAVGRPTRIHPSLVSFEKTFKVGKHGGDA from the coding sequence ATGGCCAAGATTCGATCATTAGTCTGCCGAGAGTGCGGAAGCGAGTATCCCGCAAAAGCCATCCATGTCTGCGAGCTGTGCTTCGGCCCGCTGGAGGTGAAGTACAACTACGACGAGATCAAACAGACGATCTCGCGCCGGTCGATCGAGGCGGGCCCGAAATCCATGTGGCGGTACATGGACCTGCTGCCGGTCGAAGGCCCGCAGGTCGTGGGTCCCCACGCCGGCTTGACCCCGATGGTGCGGGCGAAAAATCTCGGCGCCTATTTGGGGCTGGACGAGCTGTACATCAAGAACGACACCGTCAACCACCCGACCCTGTCGTTCAAGGACCGGGTGGTCGCGGTGGCCTTGACCAGGGCCAGGGAACTGGGATTTGAAACCGTCGCCTGCGCCTCGACCGGCAACCTGGCCAACTCGGTCGCGGCCCATGCCGCCGCCTCGAGCATGCAGTGCTACGTGTTCATTCCCGGCGATTTGGAGGCGGCCAAGGTGCTCGGGAACCTGATCTACCGCCCCAACGTGGTCGAGGTCGAGGGCAACTATGACGATGTGAACCGGCTCTGCAGCGAGATCGCGGGCGAGCACGGCTGGGCCTTCGTCAACATCAACATCCGCCCGTATTATGCCGAGGGGTCGAAAACCCTGGCGTATGAGACCGTGGAACAGCTCGGGTGGCGCGCGCCTGACCAGGTGGTGATCCCGATGGCATCGGGCTCCCTGTTGACCAAGATCTGGAAGGGCCTTAACGAGATGAAACACGTGGGGCTGATCGACTCCGTCGCCACGAAAATCAACGGGGCCCAGGCCGAAGGCTGTTCCCCCATCTCCACGGCCTTCAAGGCCGGGCGGGACTTCTTCAAGCCCGTGAAGCCCAAGACCATCGCCAAGTCGCTCGCCATCGGGAACCCGGCCGACGGCTACTACGCGCTCAAGACCACCGCGGAGAGCGGCGGGGCCATGGACATGGTGTCGGATGAAGAAATCGTGGACGGCATCAAGCTGCTCGCCCAGACCGAGGGCATTTTTGCGGAGACGGCCGGCGGCGTGACGATCGGCGTCCTACGCAAGCTGGTCAAGCAGGGCGTGATCAAGAAGCATGAGGTCACGGTGGCCTACATCACCGGCAACGGATTGAAAACGCAGGAGGCCGTGCTGGAAGCCGTCGGCCGGCCGACGCGAATTCACCCGAGCCTGGTGAGTTTCGAGAAAACCTTCAAAGTCGGCAAGCACGGTGGTGACGCATGA
- a CDS encoding HEAT repeat domain-containing protein, which yields MMARWMSVGAVLVMTGLWCAGTESLSRAQVPGEGGGEAITPYDYERPPEGQMVPDTSVPPNTEALSEEELKRAEALLPLLEGKQEYWAIGEFVHLGLPVVPVLVKALTMPGPRIRYNAIETLSILKAASAVPALLNTAKQPNEMPRIREHALRVSVRLDPSQTVEAIAVMAKDMNSSVRKSAAFEARYVREKDVVDVLIELLVDDERFVSISALQSLWILTRHETEMHDWDSSTKQQREEWAQEWRDWWKQEKDSFSLPVPRSPRTSSTRHDKAWDRSLAERKIAVLYQQQYGLS from the coding sequence ATGATGGCCAGATGGATGAGCGTGGGTGCGGTATTGGTCATGACCGGGCTTTGGTGCGCCGGAACGGAGTCCCTGTCCCGGGCACAGGTGCCGGGAGAGGGCGGCGGAGAGGCGATCACTCCCTATGACTATGAGCGACCGCCCGAGGGCCAGATGGTTCCCGATACCTCGGTGCCCCCCAATACGGAGGCGTTATCGGAGGAGGAACTCAAGCGCGCGGAGGCGCTGCTGCCGTTGCTTGAAGGCAAACAGGAGTATTGGGCGATCGGGGAATTTGTCCACCTCGGCCTTCCGGTGGTGCCGGTGCTGGTGAAGGCGTTGACGATGCCGGGGCCTCGGATCCGGTACAACGCCATTGAAACGCTCTCGATCTTGAAGGCCGCCTCGGCCGTGCCGGCTCTGCTCAATACGGCCAAACAGCCCAACGAAATGCCCCGGATCAGAGAACATGCGCTCCGCGTCTCGGTCCGCCTGGACCCCTCTCAGACGGTTGAGGCCATCGCGGTGATGGCCAAGGATATGAACTCCTCCGTCCGAAAGTCGGCGGCCTTTGAGGCGCGCTATGTCCGGGAGAAGGATGTGGTGGACGTGTTGATCGAGCTTCTCGTGGATGACGAACGGTTCGTGTCCATTTCGGCCCTGCAGTCCCTGTGGATTCTGACTCGCCACGAAACGGAAATGCACGATTGGGATTCCTCGACGAAACAGCAGCGGGAGGAATGGGCCCAGGAGTGGAGGGATTGGTGGAAACAGGAGAAGGACTCCTTTTCGCTTCCCGTCCCGCGATCGCCGCGGACCAGTTCCACCCGCCACGACAAGGCGTGGGACCGGTCGCTTGCGGAGCGGAAAATTGCTGTGTTATATCAACAACAATACGGCCTCTCCTGA
- a CDS encoding NIL domain-containing protein, translated as MAHLRFHIRFPHEKIKEPVIYQIGHEFNIVTNVRRADVRDTTGWMDLELTGEVEEIERAVDGLRQKGVIVDPIELNVVE; from the coding sequence ATGGCTCATCTTCGGTTTCACATACGATTCCCGCATGAGAAGATCAAGGAACCGGTCATCTATCAAATCGGCCATGAATTCAACATCGTGACCAATGTGCGCCGCGCCGACGTGCGGGACACCACCGGCTGGATGGATCTCGAACTGACCGGCGAAGTCGAGGAAATTGAGCGGGCCGTGGACGGGCTCAGGCAAAAGGGCGTGATCGTCGATCCGATCGAGCTCAACGTCGTGGAGTGA
- a CDS encoding HesA/MoeB/ThiF family protein — MNFTDEQITRYSRHILLPEVGGKGQKKIAQAKVLIVGAGGLGSPAALYLAAAGVGTIGLIDSDVVDLSNLQRQVIHHTADVGRPKVQSAQEKIVALNPDVKVITYQDRLVAQNALAILREYDVVIDGVDNFAGKFLINDACYFADKPLIHGGILRFDGRVSTIIPKKSACYRCVFKNPPPPGFVPSCQEAGVIGVLAGVIGTLQATEALKVILGIGRPLTDRMLDYDARKSHFREIRCKKNPRCPLCGDQPTITELFDYEPETCELRAPSVASAR, encoded by the coding sequence ATGAATTTCACGGACGAACAGATCACGCGATACAGCCGTCACATCCTGCTGCCGGAAGTCGGCGGCAAAGGCCAGAAGAAGATCGCGCAGGCCAAGGTTCTCATTGTGGGGGCCGGCGGGCTCGGCTCCCCTGCCGCCTTGTATCTGGCCGCAGCCGGCGTGGGGACGATCGGGCTGATCGACAGCGACGTGGTGGACCTCTCGAACCTCCAGCGGCAGGTCATCCACCACACCGCCGACGTAGGCCGGCCAAAGGTGCAATCGGCGCAGGAAAAGATCGTCGCGCTGAATCCCGATGTGAAGGTGATCACCTATCAGGACCGGCTGGTGGCCCAGAATGCGCTGGCGATCCTGCGCGAATACGACGTCGTCATCGACGGGGTGGACAATTTCGCCGGCAAGTTCCTGATCAACGACGCCTGCTACTTCGCCGACAAGCCGTTGATCCATGGCGGCATCCTGCGGTTCGACGGGCGCGTCTCGACCATCATCCCGAAGAAGTCGGCCTGCTACCGCTGCGTCTTCAAAAATCCTCCGCCGCCCGGGTTCGTCCCCAGTTGCCAGGAGGCCGGCGTGATCGGCGTCCTGGCCGGCGTGATCGGGACGCTCCAGGCCACGGAGGCGCTGAAGGTCATTCTCGGGATCGGCCGGCCGCTGACCGACCGGATGTTGGATTATGACGCCAGGAAGAGCCACTTCCGCGAGATCCGCTGCAAGAAGAATCCCCGCTGCCCGCTTTGCGGAGATCAGCCGACGATTACCGAGCTGTTCGACTACGAACCGGAAACCTGCGAGTTGCGCGCGCCCAGCGTCGCCTCGGCGCGGTAA
- a CDS encoding M67 family metallopeptidase — protein MTPLRIPHSIADDLVAHARELAPHECCGLLAGRDRRVTHLYRIANVVAVDGADRLAAFDDAKLSHLAQLSPEERAEIAFVMDAQDLALAQRDMRKKELELLVIYHSHPHDPARPSVTDVKIATDYEDYWPKINLPLPQYLLISLQTPDQPDIKLYDIRQGCVSPASYEILSPGMN, from the coding sequence GTGACGCCGCTGCGGATCCCCCATTCCATCGCCGACGATCTGGTGGCACACGCGCGCGAGCTGGCTCCCCACGAATGTTGCGGACTGCTGGCCGGCCGAGACCGTCGCGTGACCCATCTGTACCGCATCGCCAACGTCGTGGCAGTCGACGGCGCCGACCGACTGGCCGCCTTCGATGACGCCAAACTTTCCCATCTGGCGCAACTCTCGCCGGAAGAGCGCGCGGAGATCGCCTTCGTGATGGACGCGCAGGATCTTGCACTGGCCCAGCGGGACATGCGCAAGAAGGAGCTTGAGTTGCTGGTCATCTATCATTCGCACCCGCACGATCCGGCCCGCCCCTCCGTCACGGACGTCAAAATCGCCACCGACTACGAGGACTATTGGCCGAAAATCAACCTGCCGTTGCCGCAATATCTGTTGATCTCGCTGCAAACTCCCGATCAGCCCGACATCAAGCTGTACGACATCCGACAGGGATGCGTCTCCCCGGCCTCGTATGAAATCCTGTCCCCCGGTATGAACTGA
- a CDS encoding MoaD/ThiS family protein — translation MIKVRIPTPLRPLTKGQGEVEAQAATISEMIETLNSNHPGIKDRLCDATGELRRFVNIYVNEEDIRFLDGKSTKLKEGDEVSIVPAIAGG, via the coding sequence ATGATCAAGGTACGGATTCCCACTCCCCTCCGCCCCCTGACCAAGGGACAGGGCGAGGTCGAAGCGCAGGCAGCGACGATTTCAGAGATGATCGAGACGTTGAATTCGAACCATCCCGGCATCAAGGATCGGCTCTGCGACGCCACCGGCGAGCTGCGCCGCTTCGTCAACATTTACGTCAACGAAGAAGACATCCGCTTTTTGGACGGCAAGAGTACCAAGCTCAAGGAGGGCGATGAAGTCTCCATCGTCCCCGCCATCGCGGGAGGATGA
- the thiS gene encoding sulfur carrier protein ThiS, with amino-acid sequence MQIKINGKPEEIQAATVLDVLKVKNIEPRMVAVELNESMVDRESLDTTPIREGDHLEFLFYMGGGR; translated from the coding sequence ATGCAGATCAAAATCAACGGGAAGCCCGAAGAAATACAGGCCGCCACGGTGCTGGACGTCTTGAAGGTCAAGAACATCGAACCTCGGATGGTGGCGGTGGAGCTGAACGAGTCCATGGTGGACCGGGAGAGCCTCGACACAACGCCGATCCGGGAGGGAGACCACCTGGAGTTTCTGTTCTACATGGGTGGAGGACGCTGA
- the moeB gene encoding molybdopterin-synthase adenylyltransferase MoeB: MEFTDEQIQRYSRHIILADVGGKGQKKLAQAKVLLIGAGGLGSPAALYLAAAGIGTIGLVDGDVVDLSNLQRQVLHSTATIGVPKVESGRQTLAAINPDITIKTYHHHVNADNILGLLHDYDIVLDGSDNFTTRFLVNDACFFAKKTLISASMFRFEGQLTTIKPHAGYPCYRCLYPEPPPAGLVPNCQEAGVLGVLAGTMGILQATEAIKEILGIGETLADKLLIYDALEMKFRKVSRPKDPSCRLCGPAPAITDLSLDYNVSCTI; this comes from the coding sequence ATGGAATTTACCGACGAACAGATTCAACGGTACAGCCGACATATCATCCTGGCGGATGTCGGCGGCAAGGGCCAGAAAAAGCTCGCCCAGGCCAAGGTGCTCTTGATCGGAGCCGGAGGCCTCGGCTCTCCAGCCGCGCTCTATCTGGCCGCCGCCGGCATCGGGACCATCGGCCTCGTGGACGGCGACGTCGTGGACCTGTCCAACCTCCAACGCCAGGTCCTGCATTCGACCGCCACGATCGGGGTGCCCAAGGTCGAATCGGGCCGGCAAACCTTGGCTGCCATCAACCCCGACATTACGATCAAGACCTATCACCACCATGTCAACGCCGACAATATCCTGGGATTGCTTCACGACTATGACATCGTGCTCGACGGATCGGACAACTTCACCACCCGGTTCCTGGTCAACGACGCCTGCTTCTTCGCGAAGAAAACGCTGATCTCGGCCAGCATGTTCCGTTTCGAGGGCCAGCTCACGACGATCAAGCCCCACGCAGGCTATCCCTGCTACCGCTGCCTCTATCCGGAGCCGCCTCCGGCCGGCCTCGTTCCCAACTGTCAGGAGGCCGGGGTGCTGGGCGTGCTCGCCGGCACGATGGGCATCTTGCAGGCGACGGAGGCGATCAAGGAGATCCTTGGCATCGGCGAGACCCTGGCCGACAAGCTCCTGATCTACGATGCGTTGGAGATGAAGTTCCGCAAGGTGTCCCGCCCCAAGGACCCTTCGTGCCGTCTGTGTGGTCCGGCGCCCGCCATCACGGATTTGAGCCTGGACTACAACGTCTCCTGCACCATTTAG
- the def gene encoding peptide deformylase encodes MALLTIAKLGNPVLRKIAAPVEIGELKSAAYQRLIDDMFETMYEANGIGLAAPQVAKSVQLIVMACPGEGGFPETVLVNPKIVFYGPQQAEHWEGCLSVDGLRGKVTRPSTVRVQALDRRGCPVDFEASGLYAVCIQHEMDHLIGKVFLDRMTDLSSLTQLDEFVEYWQKEPTAVI; translated from the coding sequence ATGGCACTACTGACTATCGCCAAGTTGGGCAATCCGGTGCTGAGAAAGATCGCGGCTCCGGTGGAGATCGGAGAGCTGAAAAGCGCCGCCTATCAGCGCCTGATCGACGATATGTTCGAGACGATGTACGAGGCCAACGGCATCGGCTTGGCCGCGCCGCAGGTCGCCAAATCCGTTCAATTGATCGTGATGGCCTGTCCCGGCGAAGGCGGGTTTCCGGAAACCGTGCTCGTGAACCCGAAGATTGTGTTCTACGGTCCCCAACAGGCGGAACATTGGGAAGGCTGTCTCAGCGTGGACGGGCTTCGAGGGAAGGTCACAAGGCCATCCACCGTTCGCGTGCAGGCCTTGGACCGGCGGGGCTGCCCGGTCGACTTCGAAGCGAGCGGGCTCTACGCGGTCTGCATCCAACACGAGATGGATCATCTGATCGGCAAGGTGTTCCTGGACCGGATGACCGATTTGTCCTCGCTCACCCAACTCGACGAATTCGTCGAATACTGGCAGAAAGAGCCCACGGCGGTCATCTGA
- a CDS encoding phospholipase D-like domain-containing protein, with translation MARRAQLGIALMLCSCVVLRLSAVGLILGFGSNQAWSSIETYYAPEDNPGDRVVQLYQDAEHYIYVAMYAFTYPSAVRALVAAKKRGVDVRVITDRGRLEDQKQTAALETLRLAGVPIRINRHDNLMHMKQVIVDDRVNTNGSMNQTSSGNGYNDERLDIIEDAASTTKAKQKFLAMWRNRERFVAWTGGPLGVGK, from the coding sequence ATGGCACGGCGAGCCCAGCTCGGTATCGCGCTGATGCTGTGTTCGTGCGTCGTGCTCCGGCTGTCAGCCGTCGGACTGATACTGGGCTTCGGATCGAATCAAGCCTGGTCGAGCATCGAAACCTACTATGCGCCGGAAGACAATCCCGGCGATCGTGTCGTGCAGTTGTATCAGGACGCGGAACACTATATTTATGTCGCCATGTATGCCTTCACCTATCCGTCCGCCGTCAGGGCGCTTGTGGCCGCGAAGAAGCGGGGCGTAGACGTGCGGGTCATCACCGACCGGGGGCGGTTGGAGGATCAGAAGCAGACGGCCGCGCTGGAAACGCTGCGATTGGCCGGCGTGCCGATCCGGATCAACCGGCATGACAATCTCATGCACATGAAGCAGGTCATCGTGGACGACCGGGTGAACACCAACGGCTCGATGAACCAGACCTCGAGCGGGAACGGCTATAACGACGAGCGGCTCGACATCATCGAGGACGCGGCCTCGACCACGAAGGCCAAGCAGAAATTTCTGGCCATGTGGCGCAATCGTGAACGGTTTGTGGCCTGGACTGGAGGACCGCTGGGAGTTGGGAAATGA